The following are encoded together in the Desulfitobacterium chlororespirans DSM 11544 genome:
- a CDS encoding ribonuclease HII: protein MKGISRMSIREVSEVLNTEPSEEFLKACAQDSRQGVQNLIVRYYKEWEARLVEEERIEALLREEKQLWIKGYLHIAGIDEAGRGPLAGPVVAATCILPAKFNLPGLNDSKKLTESKREKLFQQIKEQAIGYAVGSAEPAEIDGLNILQATKLAMKRAVEGLKVRPHFLLIDALELSSLKIPQKGIIDGDALSASIAAASILAKVSRDHLMGELDKLYPEYGFAKNKGYGTREHLMALRRYGVSPIHRRSFAPVQQQLDIV from the coding sequence TTGAAGGGAATATCTAGAATGAGTATCCGTGAGGTGAGCGAGGTTCTCAATACTGAACCTTCGGAGGAATTTCTTAAAGCCTGTGCTCAGGACTCACGTCAAGGGGTACAGAATCTGATTGTTCGTTATTATAAGGAATGGGAAGCTCGCCTGGTCGAAGAAGAACGCATCGAAGCCCTGTTAAGGGAAGAAAAACAACTGTGGATCAAAGGGTATTTACATATTGCCGGAATTGATGAAGCGGGGAGGGGGCCTTTGGCAGGTCCCGTCGTCGCAGCTACCTGTATTCTTCCCGCCAAATTTAATTTACCCGGGCTTAACGATTCCAAAAAATTGACGGAGAGTAAACGGGAAAAACTGTTCCAACAGATCAAAGAACAGGCTATCGGCTATGCTGTCGGCAGTGCGGAGCCCGCTGAGATCGATGGTTTGAATATACTTCAGGCTACCAAACTAGCCATGAAGAGAGCCGTAGAAGGCTTAAAAGTCCGTCCCCATTTTTTGCTGATTGATGCTTTGGAATTATCCAGTCTCAAGATACCCCAAAAAGGTATCATCGATGGAGATGCCCTAAGCGCCAGTATCGCAGCCGCATCCATTTTGGCCAAGGTCTCCAGGGATCATTTAATGGGTGAACTGGACAAACTTTATCCTGAGTATGGATTTGCCAAGAACAAGGGTTATGGCACCAGGGAACATCTGATGGCTCTGCGCCGTTATGGAGTGAGTCCCATCCATCGCCGAAGCTTTGCTCCGGTTCAACAGCAACTGGATATTGTTTGA
- the ylqF gene encoding ribosome biogenesis GTPase YlqF, with protein sequence MSIQWFPGHMAKAKRLLLEQLRWVDVVIELGDARLPESSRNPLLQEMLADKPKIIILNKVDLADPYWTEIWTRKLRQSNPVLAVSATSGAGVGKIVPEVERLMAHKIEKWTAKGIRARSIRVMIVGIPNCGKSSLVNNLIGSAKAKTGNKPGVTRGNQWIRIHERVELLDTPGLLWPKFEDPEVGKKLGAVGAIRDEVLNLEELSLWVLEQLKENYPEALTRYTEDVQTLDLEGIGRKRGCLVKGGQVDTLKAAQIFLREFRAGSLGKFTLDHTVK encoded by the coding sequence TTGAGTATTCAGTGGTTTCCTGGCCATATGGCCAAAGCAAAGCGCTTGTTGTTGGAACAGCTGCGTTGGGTAGATGTAGTCATCGAATTAGGGGATGCCCGCTTACCGGAAAGCAGCAGAAATCCTCTGTTGCAAGAGATGTTGGCAGATAAGCCGAAAATAATTATACTGAACAAGGTGGATTTGGCTGATCCTTACTGGACAGAGATCTGGACACGTAAACTTCGACAATCCAATCCTGTCTTGGCGGTAAGCGCAACCAGCGGCGCCGGAGTAGGAAAAATTGTTCCCGAAGTCGAGCGGCTCATGGCCCATAAGATAGAAAAATGGACGGCCAAAGGAATTCGTGCCCGCAGCATCCGGGTGATGATCGTGGGTATACCTAATTGTGGAAAATCCTCCCTGGTGAATAATCTTATTGGAAGTGCAAAAGCTAAGACAGGCAATAAACCGGGAGTGACCCGGGGCAATCAGTGGATCCGCATTCATGAGCGAGTGGAGTTGCTGGATACACCAGGGTTGCTTTGGCCAAAGTTTGAAGATCCTGAAGTGGGCAAAAAGTTAGGGGCCGTAGGTGCTATCCGGGATGAAGTACTCAATCTTGAAGAACTGTCCCTTTGGGTACTGGAGCAGCTCAAGGAAAATTATCCGGAGGCTTTAACACGGTATACTGAAGATGTTCAAACCTTGGATCTGGAGGGTATTGGACGAAAGAGAGGCTGCTTGGTTAAAGGGGGACAAGTGGATACTTTGAAAGCAGCTCAGATCTTCCTAAGGGAATTCCGGGCAGGTTCTTTAGGAAAATTCACTTTAGATCACACTGTGAAATAG
- the lepB gene encoding signal peptidase I, which produces MKHKTRIGWLIWVLAAVVVCAALLRLFVLQPYTISSNSMEPTLVPGDRILVNRFAYQYGTPTRGDIVVFAYPKDTSRTFVKRVIAVDGETVELKGNQVYVNGSLIQEPYLKQGDYSPFEPETIPAENIFVLGDNRRESGDSREWGVLPRSYIIGKAWFVYSPFQRIKFFW; this is translated from the coding sequence GTGAAGCATAAGACAAGAATCGGATGGTTAATCTGGGTCCTGGCAGCAGTGGTTGTTTGTGCTGCTCTTTTACGTTTGTTTGTACTTCAGCCCTATACTATTTCTTCAAATTCCATGGAGCCTACTTTGGTTCCAGGGGATAGAATTCTCGTGAATCGTTTTGCTTACCAATACGGAACCCCCACCCGGGGCGATATTGTGGTTTTTGCCTATCCAAAAGATACCAGCCGCACCTTTGTCAAACGGGTCATTGCTGTGGATGGTGAGACCGTTGAGCTCAAGGGTAATCAGGTTTATGTCAACGGCTCACTGATTCAGGAGCCTTATCTGAAGCAAGGGGATTATTCACCCTTTGAACCTGAAACCATCCCTGCTGAAAATATCTTTGTTTTGGGCGATAACCGTCGGGAGAGCGGTGATTCAAGAGAATGGGGGGTTCTACCCAGAAGCTATATTATTGGGAAAGCATGGTTTGTTTATAGTCCCTTCCAAAGAATTAAGTTCTTTTGGTAG
- the rplS gene encoding 50S ribosomal protein L19, with the protein MDFIRMIEEEQMKKDLPAFRPGDTVRVHVKVVEGTRERIQAFEGVVIKMKGGGLRRTFTVRRVTYGVGVERTFPLHSPRIDRIEVIRRGIVRRAKLYYLRQLSGKAARIRDRR; encoded by the coding sequence ATGGATTTTATTCGCATGATTGAAGAAGAACAAATGAAAAAAGATCTTCCTGCCTTCCGTCCTGGAGATACCGTACGTGTCCACGTCAAGGTTGTCGAGGGTACTCGGGAACGTATTCAGGCTTTCGAAGGGGTTGTTATCAAGATGAAAGGCGGCGGTCTTCGCCGGACTTTCACCGTGCGCCGGGTAACTTATGGTGTAGGAGTAGAGCGGACTTTCCCGCTGCATTCTCCTCGCATTGACCGTATTGAGGTAATACGCCGCGGTATCGTACGCCGTGCCAAACTCTACTACCTACGTCAACTTTCAGGTAAAGCAGCGCGGATTCGCGACCGCCGCTAG
- a CDS encoding RNA methyltransferase — protein MGDLYVALLHAPVYNKNMETIATSITNLDIHDIARSTTTYGVKRYYIVHPAEAQRALAQRIMGYWQEGFGAEYNPNRQEAFARVKLASELAEVEEEIFKEQGRRPLKIATDARRYPNTLGYTAVRDKIENGEEPLLLLFGTGWGLLREVMEECDIILEPIYGPGEWNHLSVRSAAAIILDRLRGH, from the coding sequence ATGGGGGATCTATATGTCGCATTGCTTCATGCACCAGTCTATAATAAAAATATGGAAACCATAGCCACCTCCATCACCAATCTGGACATTCATGATATCGCTCGCAGCACTACCACATACGGAGTGAAGCGTTACTATATTGTCCATCCTGCTGAAGCTCAAAGAGCCCTGGCTCAACGGATTATGGGGTATTGGCAGGAAGGCTTTGGTGCCGAATATAATCCCAATCGCCAGGAAGCCTTTGCCCGGGTTAAATTAGCCAGTGAGCTTGCCGAGGTTGAAGAGGAGATCTTTAAGGAGCAAGGGAGAAGGCCTTTGAAGATAGCCACGGATGCCCGACGATACCCCAATACCTTAGGCTATACAGCCGTACGGGATAAAATCGAGAATGGGGAAGAGCCGTTGCTTCTGCTCTTTGGCACAGGCTGGGGCCTGCTCAGGGAGGTTATGGAAGAGTGTGATATCATTCTGGAACCGATCTATGGGCCTGGAGAATGGAATCATCTTTCCGTCCGCTCTGCGGCAGCCATTATTTTGGATCGCTTAAGAGGACATTAA
- the trmD gene encoding tRNA (guanosine(37)-N1)-methyltransferase TrmD — MMKFTVLTLFPEMFAPVHESILKRAQAAQLIEVGLINFRDYAASKHKNVDDVPYGGGAGMVLKPEPLFAALRDLPPSGGRRRIVLLSPQGEVFQQQKAKEWSWLDELVFICGHYEGFDERIRRLADEEVSLGDFVLTGGELAAMVMMDAVARLLPGVLGEKASAEEDSHSGGLLEYPQYTRPPVFEGMEVPDVLLSGHHRRIERWRRKEALRRTFLKRPDLFAKVEFQAGDFNLLEELIQEHPELAQERLRWEHLRPKPKKRR; from the coding sequence ATGATGAAGTTCACTGTGTTAACCTTGTTTCCGGAGATGTTTGCCCCTGTTCATGAGAGTATTTTAAAACGGGCTCAAGCAGCACAGCTCATTGAGGTAGGTTTAATTAATTTTCGGGATTACGCTGCGAGCAAGCATAAGAATGTGGATGATGTTCCTTATGGGGGAGGAGCGGGCATGGTACTCAAACCTGAGCCCCTCTTTGCTGCTCTGCGGGACTTGCCGCCCAGCGGCGGCCGGCGGCGGATTGTTTTGCTTTCTCCTCAAGGGGAAGTGTTTCAACAGCAGAAGGCCAAAGAATGGAGCTGGTTGGACGAGTTGGTCTTTATTTGCGGTCACTATGAGGGATTTGATGAACGCATTCGCAGACTTGCTGATGAAGAAGTGTCTTTAGGGGATTTTGTTCTTACCGGAGGAGAGCTGGCAGCCATGGTGATGATGGATGCCGTAGCTCGTTTATTGCCCGGTGTTCTGGGAGAAAAAGCCTCGGCTGAGGAAGATTCTCATAGCGGAGGGCTTTTGGAATACCCTCAATATACCCGTCCCCCTGTATTTGAGGGGATGGAGGTACCGGATGTTCTTTTATCCGGCCATCACCGGCGTATTGAAAGGTGGCGAAGAAAGGAAGCCCTGCGCCGTACTTTCTTAAAGCGTCCTGATTTGTTCGCTAAGGTCGAATTTCAAGCAGGCGATTTCAATTTATTAGAAGAGCTGATTCAAGAGCATCCTGAGCTGGCACAAGAGCGCTTACGCTGGGAACATTTAAGGCCTAAGCCCAAAAAACGCAGATAG
- the rimM gene encoding ribosome maturation factor RimM (Essential for efficient processing of 16S rRNA), whose product MDEVLIGEVIKPHGVQGEIKVYPITDNPKRFKKLKEVILVQNQEQRRLKVLDAKVHQLEVYLTLEGINTRDKAEAIRGWAIKADRSEVPPLKEGWYYFELEGMQVYERDALLGTLTQVIQTGANDVYLVKGDQGEICVPALKTVVKHVDVAGKRMDVELPPGLIDGEEIR is encoded by the coding sequence ATGGATGAGGTCTTAATCGGTGAAGTCATAAAACCCCATGGAGTCCAAGGGGAAATCAAAGTATATCCCATTACGGATAACCCGAAGCGCTTCAAGAAGCTTAAGGAAGTTATCCTGGTGCAGAATCAGGAACAGCGCCGCTTGAAGGTTCTGGATGCCAAAGTCCATCAATTGGAAGTGTATCTGACTTTGGAAGGGATTAATACCAGAGATAAGGCTGAAGCCATCAGAGGATGGGCTATTAAAGCGGATCGGTCCGAGGTTCCGCCGCTTAAGGAAGGCTGGTATTACTTTGAACTGGAGGGTATGCAGGTCTATGAAAGAGATGCTCTCTTGGGGACTTTGACCCAGGTGATTCAGACGGGGGCCAATGATGTCTATCTGGTCAAGGGGGATCAAGGGGAGATCTGTGTGCCGGCTTTGAAAACGGTAGTGAAGCATGTGGATGTAGCCGGGAAGCGGATGGATGTGGAACTGCCCCCCGGACTCATCGATGGTGAAGAAATACGATGA
- a CDS encoding KH domain-containing protein — protein sequence MKELVEVLAKALVDHPEQVLVAQSETEKSVHLQLTVAPEDMGKVIGKQGRIANAIRTLVKAAAVKDGRRVHVDIDQ from the coding sequence GTGAAGGAACTCGTAGAGGTCCTTGCGAAAGCTTTAGTCGATCACCCGGAGCAAGTTCTGGTTGCTCAATCGGAAACGGAGAAATCCGTTCACCTGCAGCTCACCGTTGCTCCGGAGGATATGGGCAAAGTGATTGGTAAGCAGGGAAGAATTGCTAACGCTATACGTACGTTAGTAAAAGCTGCTGCAGTCAAAGATGGCCGCAGAGTGCATGTTGACATTGATCAGTGA
- the rpsP gene encoding 30S ribosomal protein S16, whose amino-acid sequence MATKIRLRRMGAKKNPFYRLVVADSNSPRDGRFIEEIGFYDPTKQPEVLNIDEEKAMKWLATGAQPSDTAKSLLRKAGVLAKYHESKK is encoded by the coding sequence ATGGCAACAAAAATTCGTCTTCGCCGCATGGGCGCTAAGAAGAATCCCTTCTATCGTTTAGTCGTTGCGGATTCCAATTCTCCACGCGATGGTCGTTTCATTGAGGAAATTGGCTTCTATGATCCTACGAAACAACCGGAAGTCCTGAACATTGATGAAGAAAAAGCAATGAAATGGTTAGCAACTGGTGCTCAACCTTCAGATACAGCGAAGTCTCTTCTTCGCAAGGCTGGGGTTCTGGCTAAGTACCATGAGTCCAAGAAGTAA
- the ffh gene encoding signal recognition particle protein has product MFQGLSEKLQETFKRLKSKGKLTEADVNEAMREVRMALLEADVNFKVVKDFVAKVKERSIGQEVLESLSPGQQVIKIVNEEMVALMGGVSSKINISSKPPTVIMLVGLQGAGKTTHGAKLANMLKKQGKHPLLVACDIYRPAAIKQLEVLGEQIKVPVFSLGQENPVKIAAASLQHANSQGLDVVIIDTAGRLHINEELMGELREIKSSVKPHEILLVVDAMTGQDAVNVAESFHNELGVDGIILTKLDGDTRGGAALSVKAVTGCPIKFAGVGEKMDAIEPFFPERMASRILGMGDVLTLIEKAQEAFDEKQAREMEQKLRKQEFTLDDFLDQMQQLKKMGPLNSLLEMIPGVGKQMKDVQVDEKDMAHVEAIIHSMTLEERRKPALIKDSRKRRIATGSGTSVQQVGRLLKQFEQMQKMMKQFAGGSGMGMMGKGKKGKKGKKLGMPFPFK; this is encoded by the coding sequence ATGTTTCAAGGTCTAAGTGAAAAATTACAAGAAACATTCAAGCGGTTAAAGAGTAAAGGCAAGCTCACTGAGGCGGATGTCAATGAAGCGATGCGGGAAGTCCGTATGGCCTTATTGGAAGCTGATGTGAACTTTAAAGTGGTTAAGGATTTTGTCGCCAAAGTCAAGGAGCGTTCCATTGGACAGGAGGTTCTCGAATCTCTTTCCCCTGGACAGCAGGTGATCAAAATTGTTAATGAGGAAATGGTCGCCTTAATGGGCGGTGTTTCCAGCAAGATAAATATTTCCTCGAAGCCTCCTACAGTCATTATGCTGGTGGGCTTGCAAGGAGCCGGTAAGACAACCCACGGTGCCAAGCTGGCTAATATGCTGAAGAAGCAAGGCAAACATCCCCTCTTGGTCGCCTGCGATATTTATCGTCCGGCAGCCATCAAACAGCTGGAAGTCCTCGGTGAACAGATCAAGGTGCCTGTGTTTTCCTTAGGCCAGGAAAACCCGGTAAAGATCGCCGCCGCCAGCCTTCAGCATGCCAACAGCCAGGGCCTGGATGTGGTCATCATCGATACGGCAGGCCGCCTGCATATCAATGAAGAGCTTATGGGAGAACTCAGGGAGATTAAGTCCTCGGTGAAACCCCATGAAATCCTGCTGGTGGTCGATGCCATGACCGGGCAGGATGCCGTGAATGTAGCGGAAAGCTTCCATAACGAGCTGGGGGTCGATGGCATCATCCTGACCAAGCTGGATGGGGATACCCGTGGTGGAGCGGCTCTCTCTGTGAAGGCTGTAACCGGTTGCCCGATTAAATTTGCCGGTGTCGGAGAAAAGATGGATGCTATTGAGCCCTTTTTCCCGGAGCGGATGGCCTCCCGTATTTTAGGAATGGGAGATGTCCTGACCCTGATTGAAAAGGCTCAGGAAGCTTTTGACGAGAAGCAGGCCCGGGAAATGGAGCAGAAGCTGCGCAAGCAGGAATTCACCCTGGATGATTTTCTGGATCAGATGCAGCAGCTGAAAAAGATGGGACCCTTGAATTCTCTGCTGGAAATGATTCCCGGTGTCGGGAAGCAGATGAAAGACGTTCAGGTTGACGAAAAAGATATGGCTCATGTGGAAGCCATTATTCACTCCATGACTCTTGAAGAGCGCAGAAAACCCGCCCTGATCAAGGATTCCAGAAAGCGCCGCATCGCCACAGGAAGTGGAACCAGCGTTCAACAAGTGGGACGTTTGCTGAAACAGTTCGAGCAGATGCAAAAGATGATGAAGCAATTTGCCGGTGGTTCGGGTATGGGGATGATGGGCAAGGGCAAAAAGGGTAAAAAAGGGAAGAAATTAGGTATGCCTTTCCCTTTTAAATAA
- the ylxM gene encoding YlxM family DNA-binding protein, which translates to MERFAKMALLADFYGPLLTPKQGRIWDLHYEQDFSLVEIADLEKISRQAVYDLLKRTEKILQGYEDKLGLIRRFADEQHKLSEVHQLVQEFEHKDFSNEKAWERHQSISQKIDEIYRDIEAS; encoded by the coding sequence TTGGAACGATTTGCAAAAATGGCATTACTGGCGGATTTTTATGGTCCTCTTTTAACTCCCAAGCAGGGGAGGATCTGGGATCTCCATTATGAACAGGATTTTTCCCTGGTGGAGATTGCTGATCTTGAGAAGATCAGCCGGCAAGCAGTGTATGACTTGTTGAAGAGGACGGAAAAGATCCTGCAGGGGTATGAGGATAAGCTGGGACTGATTCGCCGCTTTGCCGACGAGCAGCATAAATTATCCGAAGTTCACCAATTAGTGCAGGAATTCGAGCATAAGGATTTTTCCAACGAGAAAGCCTGGGAACGGCATCAATCCATAAGTCAAAAAATTGATGAAATATATCGGGATATTGAAGCTTCTTAG
- a CDS encoding amidohydrolase gives MSKILIRAMVLPMTGPEDFYPEGEIGIENNRILFVGEKGSAPGSFIPDQIIDLPEDVVMPGLINTHTHAAMTMLRSYADDLPLMPWLQTKIWPFEDKMSDEDIYWGTLLALGEMIQSGTTTMLDMYASMDQVAKAVLEAGTRGVLSRGLIGNAPNGERAFAENIDLVKNYHGAGQGRIQVMFGPHAPYTCSGEFLQRVKQEADRLGVGIHIHVAETEDEIKTIKEQYGKTPVQWLEELGLFGGHVVAAHCVHLTEEDQEIMAQSKVFVAHNPESNMKLNSGTAPIPELRSRGVVVGLGTDGTSSNNNLDMFGEMRSAAFQQKLVKGATALPAYEVLQMATVDGARTLGLHDVGVLAPGYKADLISINFDQPHFYPRFSIPAHLVYVAHAGDVRTVMVDGKILMQERQLMTIDIKRVCREVERRAKGIAQGL, from the coding sequence ATGTCCAAAATTCTCATTCGCGCTATGGTATTGCCCATGACCGGCCCGGAAGATTTCTATCCCGAGGGAGAAATAGGGATTGAAAATAACCGGATTCTCTTTGTCGGGGAGAAAGGTTCTGCTCCGGGCAGCTTTATTCCTGATCAGATCATCGATCTGCCTGAGGATGTGGTTATGCCGGGACTTATTAATACTCATACTCATGCGGCTATGACCATGTTAAGAAGTTATGCCGATGATCTGCCCTTGATGCCTTGGCTGCAGACGAAGATTTGGCCTTTTGAGGATAAAATGTCCGATGAAGATATCTATTGGGGAACCTTGCTGGCTCTGGGGGAAATGATCCAATCCGGGACGACGACGATGCTGGATATGTATGCTTCTATGGATCAGGTGGCGAAAGCCGTTTTGGAGGCCGGTACCCGGGGCGTTTTATCAAGGGGCTTGATTGGCAACGCACCTAATGGAGAAAGAGCTTTTGCCGAGAACATAGACTTGGTCAAGAATTATCATGGTGCAGGTCAGGGGCGGATTCAGGTTATGTTTGGTCCCCATGCTCCTTATACTTGTTCCGGAGAGTTTCTGCAGCGGGTTAAGCAGGAAGCGGACCGTCTGGGAGTAGGGATTCATATCCATGTGGCGGAGACGGAAGATGAGATCAAAACCATCAAAGAGCAATACGGTAAGACCCCTGTTCAATGGCTGGAAGAACTGGGTTTATTCGGAGGACATGTGGTGGCCGCCCATTGTGTGCACCTGACTGAGGAAGATCAGGAGATTATGGCCCAAAGCAAGGTGTTTGTGGCCCATAATCCCGAGAGCAATATGAAATTAAACAGCGGCACGGCGCCGATTCCCGAACTCCGTTCACGGGGGGTTGTGGTTGGCTTGGGTACGGATGGCACTTCCAGCAATAATAATCTGGATATGTTCGGGGAGATGCGCTCGGCGGCCTTTCAGCAAAAGCTTGTCAAAGGAGCCACGGCTCTGCCTGCTTATGAGGTGCTGCAGATGGCTACAGTGGATGGGGCACGGACTTTGGGACTTCACGATGTGGGTGTGCTGGCACCGGGCTATAAGGCGGATTTGATCTCCATCAATTTTGATCAGCCTCATTTTTACCCGAGATTCTCCATTCCTGCCCATTTGGTCTATGTCGCCCATGCCGGCGATGTGCGTACAGTCATGGTCGATGGCAAGATTCTCATGCAGGAACGTCAGCTCATGACCATAGATATCAAACGGGTTTGCCGAGAGGTGGAAAGGCGGGCCAAAGGGATAGCACAAGGCTTATAG
- a CDS encoding class II aldolase/adducin family protein gives MLKGKILEIGQKIAQSGMVAGTWGNISAWDSDRNGYWITPSGMDYFSLKEEDLVLLSMDNTLLEGERKPSSELLLHGEIYKQRPDVKGIVHTHSPFATAHAVSRLPLPGIVEDLVMIAGGQVAVARYELPGTLELALSAVQALEDKNAVFLANHGLVGVGFSLAEAFKVCQVVEKSAQIHIMSRLLGEPAALSPEDIQIMRRAYQKSYGQRA, from the coding sequence ATGCTCAAAGGGAAAATTCTGGAGATCGGCCAAAAAATAGCTCAGAGCGGCATGGTCGCCGGGACTTGGGGGAATATCTCCGCGTGGGATTCTGACCGCAATGGGTATTGGATTACTCCCAGCGGCATGGATTACTTTTCTTTGAAGGAAGAGGATCTGGTCCTGCTGAGTATGGATAACACTTTGCTGGAGGGAGAGCGCAAGCCGTCTTCGGAGCTGCTGCTCCATGGAGAGATCTATAAGCAGCGGCCTGATGTTAAAGGAATCGTCCACACCCATTCTCCATTTGCTACAGCCCATGCTGTATCCCGCCTTCCCCTCCCGGGGATTGTGGAGGATTTGGTGATGATTGCCGGAGGTCAGGTGGCGGTGGCCCGCTATGAGCTACCCGGCACGCTGGAGCTTGCCCTTAGTGCTGTGCAGGCGCTGGAAGATAAGAATGCTGTCTTTCTCGCTAATCATGGTCTGGTCGGGGTTGGCTTCTCCTTGGCTGAAGCGTTTAAAGTATGTCAAGTTGTAGAGAAAAGTGCTCAGATTCATATCATGTCCCGGCTCTTGGGTGAACCGGCGGCACTAAGCCCTGAAGACATTCAAATCATGCGCCGCGCCTATCAGAAAAGCTACGGACAACGAGCTTAA
- the mtnA gene encoding S-methyl-5-thioribose-1-phosphate isomerase, which translates to MKALEWMGDSLKILDQTRLPVEIKYRMAATYEEVAEAIEKMEVRGAPAIGAAAAYGYALGAIGYSGELADLSAHMEKVQHRLAETRPTAVNLFWALRRMEDRLRDQHEAKELAEIRQALVAEAESIAEDDRRVNRLIGEHGNAIIPVEANILTHCNAGALATVEYGTALGVIRAAQQAGKKVHVYADETRPFLQGARLTALELMNDQIPVTLIADNMAGFLMQQGNIDLVIVGADRIAANGDTANKIGTYSLAVLAHAHGIPFYVAAPTSTIDLKVPSGQDIPIEERNPKELREVFGVQVAPPEVPVYNPAFDVTPAKLITGIITEKGIVTSPYSVNLLKMMVRS; encoded by the coding sequence GTGAAAGCATTAGAGTGGATGGGAGATTCCTTGAAAATATTGGATCAGACCCGTTTACCTGTAGAAATTAAGTATAGAATGGCTGCAACCTATGAGGAAGTGGCGGAGGCCATTGAAAAAATGGAAGTTCGGGGTGCACCGGCTATCGGCGCCGCAGCAGCTTACGGATACGCCCTGGGAGCAATAGGCTATTCAGGTGAGCTGGCAGACTTGTCGGCTCATATGGAAAAAGTTCAGCATCGTTTGGCGGAGACCCGCCCCACAGCTGTCAATCTCTTTTGGGCATTGCGCCGTATGGAGGATCGGCTGCGGGATCAGCATGAGGCGAAGGAATTGGCGGAAATTCGCCAAGCCTTGGTGGCAGAGGCCGAAAGTATAGCTGAGGACGATCGTCGTGTCAATCGTCTCATCGGGGAACATGGCAACGCAATTATTCCGGTGGAAGCCAATATTCTTACCCATTGCAACGCAGGTGCCTTAGCTACTGTGGAGTATGGCACTGCCCTTGGGGTAATACGTGCCGCCCAGCAGGCGGGCAAGAAAGTTCACGTTTACGCCGATGAGACCCGCCCCTTCTTGCAAGGAGCCCGTTTGACAGCTCTGGAATTGATGAATGATCAAATTCCTGTGACCCTCATCGCGGATAATATGGCTGGATTTTTAATGCAGCAGGGAAATATTGATTTGGTCATCGTGGGTGCGGATCGTATCGCAGCCAACGGAGATACGGCCAATAAAATCGGCACTTACTCTCTGGCGGTCTTGGCTCATGCTCATGGCATACCTTTCTACGTGGCTGCCCCTACCTCCACCATTGACTTGAAAGTTCCCAGTGGACAAGATATTCCTATTGAAGAAAGGAATCCTAAGGAATTAAGGGAGGTCTTTGGGGTTCAGGTAGCCCCGCCGGAAGTCCCCGTGTATAATCCTGCTTTTGATGTGACTCCCGCCAAATTGATTACGGGAATTATTACGGAAAAGGGTATCGTAACCTCACCTTACTCTGTGAATTTACTAAAGATGATGGTGCGCTCTTGA
- the mtnP gene encoding S-methyl-5'-thioadenosine phosphorylase — translation MIGGTGLETVALLDLRTESIPTPYGKVTVEIGRFKAHDEPIVFMSRHGKGHTVPPHLVNYRANIWALKELGVRKIIATAAVGSLSTRLQLGDIVLLDQFLDFTKSRPQTFYEGGGQGVLHVDMTEPYCRSVQAVIREAGESIGVPLQDGATYVCTEGPRFETPAEIRMYQILGGECVGMTSVPEVVLARECGMCYATIGMVTNEAAGIADHPLTHQEVVESLQAAGNKAAGLIQETFRILRHEQNCRCQMANAEVGKF, via the coding sequence TTGATCGGTGGAACAGGACTAGAGACGGTTGCTCTGCTGGATCTCCGTACAGAAAGCATCCCTACCCCTTATGGAAAGGTAACGGTGGAGATCGGGCGTTTTAAGGCCCATGATGAGCCCATTGTCTTCATGAGCCGTCATGGCAAAGGGCATACAGTGCCGCCTCATTTGGTCAATTATCGGGCCAATATCTGGGCTTTAAAAGAACTTGGTGTCCGTAAAATCATTGCCACGGCTGCCGTGGGTTCTCTTTCCACCCGACTCCAATTGGGAGATATTGTGCTCTTGGATCAATTTCTGGACTTCACCAAGAGCCGTCCTCAGACCTTTTATGAAGGGGGAGGGCAGGGCGTACTCCATGTGGATATGACAGAACCCTATTGCCGGTCTGTACAAGCGGTGATTCGTGAAGCCGGAGAGTCCATAGGGGTGCCTTTGCAGGACGGGGCTACCTATGTATGTACAGAGGGGCCGCGCTTTGAGACTCCGGCTGAAATCAGGATGTACCAAATTCTCGGCGGAGAATGTGTGGGGATGACCAGCGTGCCCGAAGTGGTTTTGGCCAGAGAATGCGGTATGTGCTATGCTACGATCGGCATGGTTACCAATGAAGCGGCAGGAATAGCCGATCACCCCCTAACCCATCAGGAAGTCGTTGAAAGCTTGCAAGCTGCCGGAAACAAGGCAGCCGGTTTAATACAAGAAACATTTCGGATACTTCGCCACGAACAGAATTGTCGGTGTCAAATGGCTAATGCAGAGGTCGGTAAGTTTTAG